GCACTTCAGTTCCTTACGCCTAAAGTGCAGGCTTCGCCCGCTGCCAACACCTACGTCGTGTCTGGCCACTGTGAAGAGAGACCGAACATGTTCCCTGGGGGACTCCCTGGCATGTtttcgcagcgcggcgcgggaggcgcaggggggATGAACTTCGACACCTCTCTTATCACGCCTGAGATGCTCCGCCAGTTGCAGCAGCATATGTCTGCCTTGAAGACAGGTGCGGGTGAAGGCGCGGCAAACGGCGGGGCGGATGACGCCGCTGAGACTGGCGGTGCGAAGAACAagggggagggcgacgacgatgTCCCTGAGCTTGTTCAAAACTTCGAGGATGTCTCAAAGCAGTAAAACGTCGCGCATCCTATGTGTGGCTGCCTTTGCCTTCATGTCCGCCAGTCTTCTTCCCCGTCAGAGGCAAATCGAGACGTAATGTTTCGACTGTGGTGTCAGGGACCGGCATTCGTCAACCAACCCTTGTTGCGACTTCTAGACTTTTCTCTGAATCTGCTTGCTGGAAAGGGACGACCCTGAGGTCTGCACCAGAATCTGGGGAGGCAGGGGCACAAAGGGGAAGGTGGAGCCGGCACACATGGTGCCCGCGAGCTCGAGGGAGATGACGGAAGTACAGTAAGCGGGACCAAGTGAACGCAGGAGGCAGACAAACGAGGGAGGGGTTCAGGTCGCTATAATTCAGTAGCAAGACCTCAAGCAGCTTAAGGACGACGGCCTCCCACATAATCAACGCGCCAGTGGTAGTCTGTGCGCTGCCAACACATTCTGCTCGCATTTTTTGCCGGCCCAGTCACGTGTATTAAGTGGTGCTCTGCAGGATTCCGCATCTTAGCAGCAAGACAAAACTGCCACTCGGGTGCGAGTATGATCGGTAGCATCGTGGGAATGGTTGTATCTGAGAGAGGACTATATCAGCTTTCTCTGGGGATTATATACTGCTAGTTGGACTCAGGTGTCAAGGCAGTTGCATGGCCAACAACTTGGAAGCTGGTTCACATTAAACGTCAACACACCACAACGGACCAGCCTGTATCGGCGCTGTACATCGGAGGCACAGATCCTATGCCGCAGTAGTAGGCCACGAGTTGTGCACTTGCGGTACAGTGTAACGCAGCGAGAATGCGATTATCACTTTGCTAGGTGCTAATTTCTGCATTAGCCAGCAAATCGTCAGTCAAAATCGGTGGTTAACCGTTTTTCCCATGGTAAGCAGTGCGGAACATTTTTGCAGACCCGCAACCTGGGCACGACACCTACTGTTGCATGAAATGCAGTCCGAGTGTGATCGTTCCTAGCCAGAAATCGCCCCAGCGCGTAGGGACCAGTGCAGGGCGCAGTCCGCTGTTGCGGTATCGGAAGTCCTTACGATAGAAATCCGTGGTGCAATAGACTACATGTCTACCACGCCTGCGTCCTAACCCGCTGCACTGTCGGTGTGTACACAAGCCAGAGCACTGGTCGCCCTTCCAGAAAGATTCGCTCATTGCATGCTAACCCGGGGGAAGCAACATGCCGTGCATTAGGAAGAAAGATCTCTTCATTTGCTGATCCACGTGCTTGACGCGAGAATACCTGTAGCCCTAAAAAGCTTGTGTGTACAGTAAGTGCCGTTCAGTGTGAGAAGAAAGTACCACATTTCGATACCAGTTTTTGTCCCTGGTCCTTCCTGGGGCAGGCCAGGGTACAAGCTGGTCGAGTAAAGCCCTTGCTGCCATTTACAGCTCTGCGTTTGCATACATGACGGAAGAAAGAGTGTCCGTACTTCTATCGCCGATTtcccgcgaagaggagggtCCCACGCGTGCTTCGTCTGAATAGGTTTTCCTCGGCACTGGCTGCCACGTGTGGCAGGACAAACCGATCGCCAGGAAATGTCTTTGTTGAAAGCCGCCTGCGTTGCTAGCAAAGTTGGCTAAGAATGCCTTCTTCACATCATACTCCAAGGCGTCTCGGTGGATAATGTAGCcctcgaagacgaaaaaccGTTCCAGAACTCAAACACGGTCAGAGAATCACCGGATGCATCCTTGGTCACAACGCCGGGGGCTCCGCTTACTCCTGTTGGCTAATTTGGAGCGGTTCACGTGTTTCCACGCAATTTATATTGCCGTAGTTGCCTGTCCGAAACATACCTCAATGGGTGTGCTCTTCGCTGTCATGAACTGGGGAGTATGATTCCGGCAAACAACCTCCTGTACCTGAAATGGCGAATTGCAGAAGAGTTAGCGCAACTAGTTCTCCTTTCATGTTTCGTGGGAATGACGGTTTCTGTGGTTGCCTAACTAACGCGTTTAGCCCTGTGTTGCGATCGACTTACTACCACGATATGGGGAACACCGGTTTCCTAAGCTGCAGGGAATTAACAGCCGGGAGGGGTGGCTGCCTCACTACCTGCGAGTGATTTCACGGTTGAGGCCCTGTAGGGGCCGACAATTGCGTTGCTGTTTTGTGGTTATACTCTGTGCGTATTCTGCCTTGTACCGTCAGCGGTGTGTGCACTGAAACGAAAAACACTGTCAGGGGTATGCGCGAAGAAAACCGGGCGACACGGAGATACGTCGACATCAGCTTATGGGCTACAGAGCCTTTCTTTGATGGCGTGCCGTTTTCTTGGTACATCAGTTGCCACATCCCAGAGGCCCGGGTGAGCACAGGCACTTAAGACGTCCGCCGGATTAACGTGGTTTATCTGTCTCAAGCTACCGGCTAACAGGAAGCAGGAACCCAATGATATGCACGAAAAGGAGGACAACATAGCTCGATCGCTTTTGGGGGGCTCAGTTGCAGTGCTCACATCTTGCTGCACGGGGACAACGCCATTCCTTCCATCCCTCTGGAGCAGGTGTCTGAGCCTGTAGGCTGCCTTGAAAAAACACTCGGTGCGTGACGGTTGACCATAAAGCCGGTTGCAGAGAGGCACGGGGGGCTCTGTGAAGTCGTACTGGTTTCCGTGCCAAGACACCCACGTCACCTGGCGCTTCACTCTCACACGGTGCACATCAGTCAAATATATACACTAGCTGTCCTGGTATCTCGGGGATGTTTGATATGGAGGTGATCATTTGGAGACTTGATTGTAGGCCACGCTGCAGAACGCAGTGCAGGAGACGTCGACAGCCAGAGGCTCTAGCCTACTCCCCCACACTCCGTAGCCCTCAGAGTGGCCGAGTCCTGCTGCGACAAACAGCGTGCTCCGTCATAGGATATGGTGGCAGGAAACTCATTTTCGCAGTTAAATCCAGAGGAAACCTGTTTGGCGCCATTGATGGCCACCCGTCAACAAAAACCTGAAGGATTTACCAAAGAGGCACGACGCCGAGCCCGAGTGCCCCAGTAGGAGACAGCTGCTCCGACTTTGCTTCTGGGGGCAAAGCAGCGGTCTGCTTTCTGGACAGATGCCGCTTTCGCATGACGAGACGGGGTCGTACGGCCTTTTCATTTCCTCATGAAGAGGTAGCTCAATTTTCCATTGTGAACGAGCAATCTGTCTCTGCGGTGTCTTCGTGAAGAAATGAAAGCACCAACTGAGACACATTCTTTGCTCGTGATAATATACAGCAATCACGTAGATGACGCAGTTCGCAACGATACGGTCGGCCCGGTCGCACAAGCTTTTCCAGCCGTAGAGAGGGACGGAAGTGACGTAACTCCAAGAAAGATGCGGAACAAACCGCCCCTTCGTCTTTTTTCAACCCTTCTACATTCTATGGCCTCCTAGGAAGTTGTGACCTCCCCTTTGTTGCATCATTCCAGCGCATCATCACCATTCGCCAGGCCCGTCGATTGGGTGGGTGCACATGGACTTCCCGTTACCTTCGAACATACGCGGGTCAATCAGGCATATGCATCGAGTTCTCGCACTTCTTGAGAGAGCGACTGCAACTTGTCGTTTCGTCATTTACTCCACTCTTCcgtttccgcgcgccgccgcgccgatactctctccccctctgcATGAAGCATCGCCCCGGATGTCGGGAGCCGGATCTGTGGTGACACAACGTGTTGCATCCCAAGGAATTCAAAGCAGAACTCAATCCTTTGCTTTTCTGTTCACTGCACTGCCCGTTTCCGGTCTGCTTCAGGGCGACTTGATTTTCCcgtttcctctccccccgcgtCGCGTCCCCCCAGTCTTCCGCCCGTTGGCTGGCCGCCCGTGCCACACTGTGCCTACGCCTCGATTTCTGCATGCGGCAGGGGAACagccctctcctctctcgtctgtAGAAGCGATCAGGTTCCCTCGTGCTGGCACAGATGCAGCACAGGCGTTTCGCACGACTGCTCAGGTTGATTCTCTTGGTGCGACACAAATGCTGAACTCCTACACCGATTCCCCCAGCTCTCAAACGCTCACTCGAGCAAGCCTGACGCGGCAGGCCGACCTCAGTCGCTCTTCACAGTTCCTCTGCAGAGGCATGAGCCATTGTTTTCAAGGCTGCTCTGACCCCTTTCCCTCTGTGAGCCGAGGGATTCGTGGGCGGCGTTGGTGAGAGCCGGGGGCGCCTGCTTCGGCATTCTTGCACAGCGAGTGTAGACGCCACTAGGCGCTTTACCACTGGTAATTCTGTGGACACTGTGAATAAgactcctccccccccccccccccccccccccccccccccgcagtTTGCGTCGCGGTTTTGTTCACCACCGTGTGGCGCCAAAGGGCCACGGAGACACGGGTTGGGACCTGCGGCGCGCTCACTCGCGCGCTCGACCTCTCCGGTCGAAAAGCGTCCAGCCCTGTGTTTCCGCATTTTCGCTTGTAGGACGAATTTTACACCTCCGTCCTCCGCAATGCAGCCCGCGTTGCACGTACGTCGCAGCTGGGACGACGTGTCTGGATTTGCGTGCGATGATTCGTCACCGACATCTGACCAGCGTGAtgaagctgcagcagaggggGCGACTGGCGACTCGTTCGCCTGCGGCACCAGGCTTCCTCATCACAGCGGCTACCGCACCTTCTCAGAGGTGTTTTCGCAGGCTCCGTGGCTCCAGGATCCCCACTACACAGACCAcgtggaggcgctcggcTCCGTCCAGCAGCGGGCGCGTTCGTACCCGCTTTTAGACGAGTCTGTGCGGCCGACAGACGCCCTGCCTGCCTTCGTCCTCGGCTCAACTCCGCGTGCGCTGTACCACGGCGCGAGTGGGAAGCAACTCGAAACAGTGGGAACGGCgacttccttctccgccgctgaGTATTCCGGTCGGTTTCGTgcagggcggggggggagtgAAGACCTCGAAGCTGTCGTCGCCCCTGACGCGGCTGGCGGATGTGGCGGAGATCCTCTCCTGCGTGCGGAGAgtgggcgctgccgcgcggagaagaagcagggAGCTTcgggcttcgccttcttgccTTCTTCGTTGCCCAGCAGACAGTTGGTTCGTCTTGGGACGAACGCTTCCGTCACCCCGGCTGTGGAGTTTCGTTCCGCAGGGGCACGGCCGGATGCGCCTTTCGGCTCGTGCGTGTTCACAGAGAAGAACGATCTCCTCAGCATGTTTGAACTTGGTCAAGGCGTTTGCCATATTTCGTCTTGCTCTCGCGAACACTCCCAGTCCCCGTCGTTTGTCTACGATTTCGAAAACGCGTCGACTCCCTTCCTCACGGTGCCGGGCAAATCCGGGCTCGAATGGAGCGAGAAGGTGGAAGGACACCAAGCACCACGCGAGGGAAAAGCTGTCGACTTCTCTGATGGCGACTTGCACGAAGAGCCGGCAGCTGGGCAGCGGGGAGGTCAGGAGCCCGCGCGCGAGTTTCCCGAGCTCTGTCTGTGTGCCAAAGCTGCACTGCCTCCCACGTGTCCCCGGCCTTCGCCGTGCGACGCCATTGCTGCCGCGAGTCATTCAGCACTCGACAAGAATCCGCCTTTCCATCCACCAAACGCTGTGTCTAGGCAGGCGCTCGGGCACACAGGTTTCGATTTGACGGCAGGCAACACGCTTGTCTCTTTGCcccgcgcttccgcgtccaTTCCGTCCATCGACAACACAACATGTTGTACAGAGTTATATGCGTCTTCGCGAAGCAGCCCTGCATCAAGCAAGCGAACTGTGAAGCCGCTGGGGCTGCCGGGGGAGCCCGTGGTGCTAGAGATCCGCGCGAAAACGTACAATGACGTGCCCGGTATTTCGGCGTCAGCAGCCCTTCAACACGACCAAAGTCCCTACAGTGCCCCGTCGGGTGTTCACGACACTGCGAGCGAGGCAATTGAGGAGGGGGCGCCTGGGACGCCATCAGGACTATCCTGCGGTGCCAGCTATCGACGTGCAGGGTCGGAAGGCTGTTGTCGCCCTTGGCTCTCGTCTGCGAAGTGGTTACGCGGACGCTTCCCCCGCGACTGCCACTGGGCACGCTGCTCCCTACCCTTTTTGATTCATCCCTGGCGCCAGGTCTCAAGAGAAGGGAGACTGGGTGTGTGTGGAAAGCTCGAGAGTCTTCCGCCGCTTTCCGCTGTTGATACGCAAGAGCTCGATGACGGCGTGACGCTTTTCCCCTCAGTTCCAACTATTGCGTCATGCTCCACCCGCACGCTTGGCTCCGGCGAAGCCGATGGAGCCTCAGCAGATTACGACTCGATCGAGGCAGAGTTAGGGCGCGACGTGCCGAACAGATCGGCTTCCGGCTCCTTCGTATTccccgcagctgccgcggcagaggaTTGCTGTCAGCCGTGCGCTGACTCGGCCGGGAGACTGGGCACTTTCAGCACTCCCACATTTCTCCCACTTGCCGCTGTACACGGGAACGCGGAGCCCGGGGTTTCTTTCTCTGAGGGGCGCTCCGCTCTCGCGGTACGCATCGGGGGGGCAGGCCCAGACAGCGGTGGGCCTGTCGCCTCCAACACTGGCGGCGCGTTTGCACCTGCGAGGGGGAAGGGCAGCAGATCTCCGCTGACGGCGGCTGCATCGCCTGGACTGCAAACTCATGAGTCAACGAGCCGGCTGCCCCGTTTcgcggaagccgcagaggagcaTTCCTTCCCATACAGAGCACCAGACAGCCCTGAGCATCGCATCGCAGGTCCGCGGGCCTTGCCCGCATCCAgcgctggcgaggaggcggcgagcgctaGGCGGGACAGCGCAGATGTGGTGACGGGACGCGTTGTCAAGAGGGACGTtggcagagaggaaagaaggtCGAATTTTCTTGTGAAGAGGAATGCCGGCAGCCCACACCGACTGGCCAGGGACGTGAAGGTCAATCGGCTGCCGCTTTCGGACCACACTGAATCCGTCCCGGAACGAACGTCATCCACGTGCCTCTTCACCTGTCCGGCAACCTCGGCTGCAAGCACCCCCCGTTCGCTGTCACGCATGCCGGGGAAGGAGGGTCAGAGAGCTGTGCCAAAGCTTGCACTTCCCACTGCTCGCCCGGCGACCCGCAGAGAGCGTGAGGCCAGGAAGCTGCCACCCTCGCAACCAGAAAGGGACGCGTCTGCGAAGCGATTCCCAGGCGGCCCGATTCGTCGTTACATCTCTCATTTTTTGGAAATGTGGGGCGGAGACGACTGGGGGTCTTCGTATTCGGACACCCAGCTCGAAGAGCTGGGGCATCAAAGAGACGCGGCTCGCAGCAACTTTGACGCCGTTTCCCAGGCGCACTCCAGGGGCCAGTGGGAGGACACAGGGAGCGGCAAGACGGACTCTGCgcagggcggagacagcggcttCCCCGGCCGGAGGGTCCGGGCGTCGTCTGTCGACGACTATTTCCTGCAGAGGAAACTGGCTTCGCGGGAAGCGAAGATAGGGGAGATCGAACTTGAAGCGCCACACCCCAGCCTCGAAcacagcagaggcagcgTCGCGGCTCTGCACCATCTTGGCCAGGAGGGCGAGGTGGACGAGTtggacgaggaaggcgaactggaggaagcgaagcgcgaccgcgaagacCAGCACAGGACCGCCCTTCTCAGGGAGCAAGGCGGAGCTCGAAGAAGGATCACGCTGGTGACGGAGCGACATCGCCTAGCGTCTGGCAGCGAGATGCTCGGCGGAGAtaacgcgagcggcggaggcgatgcTCTCCCGGCGGCCGGTCACGCTCACTCCCGGACCAGGAAGGGCATATCGAGGAGAGAACGGGCGCATGGGAGAGACATCAAAACAAAAGCCCCCCCGCCTCGATCCCAAAAATGGAGAGTCTACGACGAAGACAGCAGAGCCGCGTGGCGAAAAGGCGTGACTTCGCCTCTCCTTTTTGAAGACaaggccgaagaggaggcgtaTCGCCTGTACCTCAACCGCCTCTTTCCGTTCCGCCTGATTGTTGTCGGACTCGTCCTCATTCTTGTCGAGATCTTGCAAGTTTCCTGGAGAGTCGTCGAACGAAGTAAGAACTCAACAGGCAGCACGTACGCTCCATCAAGAAGGATTGGTAGCATCATGCTTCGCGTTCTTTAGTCTATCTGACCCACTATGCAAGTCTCGATAGGGGAGACGTAGGATCTAGGTAGGGGAGCTGGATTTTGGAGAATCGGCGCGCAGGGGGTCAGCGACGAGGTCTCTTGTAAACAGATAGACCGCCGACTACGTGGCTGCTGACCCAGGTCATGTATGGTATCTTCCAGTCCCTTGCTTCCTTTGCTTGACGTTCGTATCTGATTGCATGCGAGGTGATCACGGTTCTCTTGGGTGCGTATCGGGGAAGGGCTTTTATTGACCGTTGATCAAAGTCTCCACGTCTCGGGCCCGGACGCGATGCCTCACGACTCTGAATGATCCTGTGGTGTGCGTCAGGCTTTGTCGTAGATCATCATGGCCAGTACGACTTCTACGGGCTTGTCAAATTCGACAGCCTCTTTACGATTACCTCCATCTCCCTCGGTGTCCACGTCGTCGTCTACGGCCTGCTCGCTGCGGGGGGCCGCATCCCGGGTGTAAAAAATCGTCTCGAAAGCTGGTCTTTCGCGATGATTGTCCTGGTGCGCGAGCAGACAGCGAGTATTGGTCAGGGTTGCCCGCTCGCCAATCGCTACCGTTACGTT
This portion of the Besnoitia besnoiti strain Bb-Ger1 chromosome VII, whole genome shotgun sequence genome encodes:
- a CDS encoding hypothetical protein (encoded by transcript BESB_077360), which translates into the protein MQPALHVRRSWDDVSGFACDDSSPTSDQRDEAAAEGATGDSFACGTRLPHHSGYRTFSEVFSQAPWLQDPHYTDHVEALGSVQQRARSYPLLDESVRPTDALPAFVLGSTPRALYHGASGKQLETVGTATSFSAAEYSGRFRAGRGGSEDLEAVVAPDAAGGCGGDPLLRAESGRCRAEKKQGASGFAFLPSSLPSRQLVRLGTNASVTPAVEFRSAGARPDAPFGSCVFTEKNDLLSMFELGQGVCHISSCSREHSQSPSFVYDFENASTPFLTVPGKSGLEWSEKVEGHQAPREGKAVDFSDGDLHEEPAAGQRGGQEPAREFPELCLCAKAALPPTCPRPSPCDAIAAASHSALDKNPPFHPPNAVSRQALGHTGFDLTAGNTLVSLPRASASIPSIDNTTCCTELYASSRSSPASSKRTVKPLGLPGEPVVLEIRAKTYNDVPGISASAALQHDQSPYSAPSGVHDTASEAIEEGAPGTPSGLSCGASYRRAGSEGCCRPWLSSAKWLRGRFPRDCHWARCSLPFLIHPWRQVSREGRLGVCGKLESLPPLSAVDTQELDDGVTLFPSVPTIASCSTRTLGSGEADGASADYDSIEAELGRDVPNRSASGSFVFPAAAAAEDCCQPCADSAGRLGTFSTPTFLPLAAVHGNAEPGVSFSEGRSALAVRIGGAGPDSGGPVASNTGGAFAPARGKGSRSPLTAAASPGLQTHESTSRLPRFAEAAEEHSFPYRAPDSPEHRIAGPRALPASSAGEEAASARRDSADVVTGRVVKRDVGREERRSNFLVKRNAGSPHRLARDVKVNRLPLSDHTESVPERTSSTCLFTCPATSAASTPRSLSRMPGKEGQRAVPKLALPTARPATRREREARKLPPSQPERDASAKRFPGGPIRRYISHFLEMWGGDDWGSSYSDTQLEELGHQRDAARSNFDAVSQAHSRGQWEDTGSGKTDSAQGGDSGFPGRRVRASSVDDYFLQRKLASREAKIGEIELEAPHPSLEHSRGSVAALHHLGQEGEVDELDEEGELEEAKRDREDQHRTALLREQGGARRRITLVTERHRLASGSEMLGGDNASGGGDALPAAGHAHSRTRKGISRRERAHGRDIKTKAPPPRSQKWRVYDEDSRAAWRKGVTSPLLFEDKAEEEAYRLYLNRLFPFRLIVVGLVLILVEILQVSWRVVERSFVVDHHGQYDFYGLVKFDSLFTITSISLGVHVVVYGLLAAGGRIPGVKNRLESWSFAMIVLALSVRVCGMICVAFIGLGPVYAIGYSSPDSSNRGVPLVSEAQALSAELVLVSLCCLFHIIVVDMMLPVRTLLALPMHTIHIIGSIGCCILAICLHPRVITYNGPICAVSTCVFIVCGYLGRAQMEVAHRQLYARWKRSVERLRAAEEKLYSHDTSKTGIEQLAMLVRHSQVLLRHACFSGTSRLQKQVALEQVADIQAQVLDIVTNVNNVYHAQMNNEEMSELLRFVPEGQEETQRPVLGDWQGRSASFGGCGRLAPDPGAPAAGAGPLTAPPPKQKATAFAERQCPGAGGCAPWAALPEALSAFAAAAGNARLPPRLLDSSCGVKAEGGARMGKAFDRITRRPPELQAAHDGEVTSSTESAQEKLRHSRSEEDCTTESDASVAPLQEFVPDLPAHMRAAVGTDWQLDFFELNELVNNNALVVTGQVQLLPLLRSEGLRCSPHVLRCYLRCLQQQYHPNNPYHNQLHAAMVSHFCLLIVNEVLPSKQALNYADEVCLVLAAVAHDVGHPGLNNQYLISSQSLLATTYNDIAVLENYHAACCFRTAGIDEQHNIFRGLAKDVYRYMRQNIIALILSTDMSKHISYVSRLKVRSESGNFDLNTGGDRWLLFQTCLKAADLSHSATGWKQHKQWSEGLREEFFMQGDEERRQGMSVMEIFDRRQQGRFPQSQYRFIELVVEPLFHGIRSVEDLLKGRGGMRNTICKALEDNKRRWKEASEAAERAAGAGASKCHTPRKEDAVAELGRCAEARNAVGWGVGAVGVAIRAIADRGRDSVPCKHDNDQDRRAGADAAAGEEPEPRGSRREV
- a CDS encoding NAC domain-containing protein (encoded by transcript BESB_077350) — its product is MEEELTPQILAARAKLRERFGQASQQLGGKGTARRKTKKVHKSVVVDDKKLQLTLKRLGVSTIYGIEEVLMIQDNGKALQFLTPKVQASPAANTYVVSGHCEERPNMFPGGLPGMFSQRGAGGAGGMNFDTSLITPEMLRQLQQHMSALKTGAGEGAANGGADDAAETGGAKNKGEGDDDVPELVQNFEDVSKQ